The Neobacillus sp. OS1-2 genome includes a window with the following:
- a CDS encoding YhbD family protein, giving the protein MSEELISKKDLLDMAGISYGQLYRWKRKDLIPEDWFIRKSTFTGQETFFPKEKILERIDKIQTMKENLSLDELADMFSPNVTELHFTNEELVKRNIVSGAVMNVYLENEKGGSHFDFSRILEVFVLEKLLQSGQINLDEGKMLLQVLKDHRGLIKQKNGEIVLTRKLGVSSCFLFINAEEVKFEQGTKVVVQLSLVKSMEEMKANLL; this is encoded by the coding sequence ATGAGTGAGGAATTAATTTCGAAAAAGGACTTATTGGATATGGCCGGGATATCGTACGGACAGCTGTATCGCTGGAAGCGGAAGGATTTAATTCCTGAGGATTGGTTTATTCGGAAATCCACGTTTACCGGGCAGGAAACCTTTTTTCCAAAAGAAAAGATCTTAGAACGAATAGATAAGATTCAGACGATGAAAGAGAATCTTTCCCTCGATGAATTAGCAGACATGTTTTCACCTAACGTAACAGAGTTACATTTCACGAATGAAGAACTAGTAAAACGTAACATTGTTTCAGGGGCGGTTATGAATGTTTATTTGGAAAATGAAAAGGGTGGTTCGCATTTTGATTTTTCGAGAATACTGGAAGTTTTCGTCTTAGAAAAACTACTTCAATCGGGCCAAATAAATTTGGATGAAGGAAAGATGCTGCTTCAGGTCTTAAAAGATCACAGGGGATTAATCAAACAAAAGAATGGGGAAATCGTGCTGACGAGAAAGCTTGGGGTCTCCTCCTGTTTTTTATTCATTAATGCAGAGGAAGTAAAGTTTGAACAGGGAACGAAAGTCGTTGTTCAGCTTTCACTTGTGAAATCCATGGAAGAAATGAAGGCGAACTTACTATAA
- a CDS encoding YdiK family protein — translation MKRSPLFSGLIYFLLGAVFTYFAIDDVRANGWGFFSYLLVLLATFDFGSGLKMMMFHFKFKKKSKKK, via the coding sequence ATGAAACGTTCACCCTTGTTTTCCGGATTAATCTACTTCCTGCTTGGTGCAGTATTTACTTACTTTGCGATTGATGATGTACGAGCCAATGGCTGGGGCTTCTTTAGCTACCTTCTCGTTTTATTAGCAACATTTGATTTTGGCTCTGGGTTAAAAATGATGATGTTTCATTTTAAATTCAAGAAAAAGTCGAAGAAGAAATAA
- a CDS encoding polymer-forming cytoskeletal protein produces the protein MDMKKRGDLSINGFGSANGGEFHKVIINGKGTVTNDLECVEFDCNGSGTVNGNVKTNSAKVNGTGKIKGNLECKKLIVDGTAKIGENLYVENFKVAGKTTVGGRVKAEEIRVKGRLIVEGDCEAETFKAESLFMIGGLLNADQVDIKIFGECKAKEIGGQTILIKQKPALMGLFKPLIQTQLETDLIEGDKIELENTKAAVVRGNQITIGAKCEIGLVEYTGELSVDKKAIVKESRKV, from the coding sequence ATGGATATGAAAAAAAGGGGAGACCTAAGTATTAACGGCTTTGGGTCAGCAAATGGCGGGGAATTTCATAAAGTGATTATCAATGGAAAAGGAACCGTTACTAACGACTTAGAGTGTGTAGAATTTGACTGTAATGGTTCGGGGACGGTCAATGGCAATGTTAAAACGAACAGTGCGAAGGTGAATGGGACTGGGAAAATTAAAGGAAATCTTGAATGTAAGAAATTAATAGTAGATGGAACGGCGAAAATTGGCGAAAACCTTTATGTGGAAAACTTTAAGGTAGCAGGAAAAACCACTGTCGGCGGAAGGGTAAAGGCCGAGGAAATCAGGGTTAAAGGCAGGCTTATAGTAGAAGGAGATTGTGAAGCCGAAACGTTTAAAGCAGAATCACTATTTATGATTGGCGGTCTTTTAAATGCGGATCAGGTGGATATTAAGATCTTTGGAGAATGTAAGGCAAAGGAAATTGGCGGGCAAACGATTCTTATTAAACAAAAACCTGCCTTAATGGGATTATTTAAACCCCTTATTCAAACACAGCTGGAAACGGATTTAATCGAAGGGGACAAAATTGAACTAGAAAACACGAAGGCTGCAGTGGTTCGCGGCAACCAAATCACCATTGGGGCAAAATGTGAGATTGGTCTCGTTGAATATACGGGTGAGCTATCGGTTGATAAAAAGGCCATTGTAAAAGAGTCCAGAAAGGTTTAA
- the tsaE gene encoding tRNA (adenosine(37)-N6)-threonylcarbamoyltransferase complex ATPase subunit type 1 TsaE, with protein sequence MDQFELKTADSEETSQFAAMLAHFLHPGDVLALEGDLGAGKTTFTKGLAKGLEIKRTVNSPTFTIIKEYKGKLPLYHMDVYRLADAPEDLGFDEYFEGDGVTVVEWAHLIEEQLPSELLTIYLYHEGQEERRIVLAPKGKRYEQLCKEIFR encoded by the coding sequence ATGGATCAATTTGAATTAAAAACGGCAGATTCTGAGGAGACTTCACAATTTGCAGCAATGCTTGCACATTTCTTACATCCGGGTGATGTCCTAGCCCTTGAGGGTGATTTAGGTGCTGGAAAAACAACCTTTACGAAAGGTCTGGCTAAGGGTCTAGAGATAAAAAGAACGGTGAATAGCCCGACATTTACCATCATTAAAGAATATAAAGGAAAGCTGCCACTGTATCATATGGATGTCTATCGGCTGGCAGATGCTCCGGAAGACTTGGGATTTGATGAATACTTTGAAGGTGATGGAGTTACAGTAGTGGAATGGGCACACTTAATTGAAGAGCAACTTCCTTCTGAACTATTAACGATTTACCTGTATCATGAAGGTCAAGAGGAACGGAGAATCGTGTTAGCACCAAAAGGTAAAAGATATGAGCAATTATGTAAGGAGATTTTTAGATGA
- a CDS encoding ABC-F family ATP-binding cassette domain-containing protein, translating to MILLQVNQLQKYYGADLILSNIKLELQTRDRVALVGRNGAGKSTLLKIIAGHLSHDGGEIIKPKEVTIGYLAQNTGLESNLSIWEEMLTVFELLRTMEKSLRKLEEQMADPHIYENTVKYERIMKDYDQLQVEFKEQGGYQYEADIRSVLHGLNFLDNSLMISSLSGGQKTRLALGKLLLTRPDILILDEPTNHLDIDTLSWLEQYLQSYDGAILIVSHDRYFLDKVVTQVYEVSRKQIARFTGNYSAYLDQKAANYERDMKVFEKQQQEVANLQDFIQKNLARASTTKRAQSRRKKLEKMEIMDRPLGDEKSATFAFGIEKQSGNDVLMVDSLAVGYDGEKISESISFRAYRGESIALVGPNGIGKSTLLKTIIKKLPALSGTVQYGTNLSIGYYDQEQAVLTSNKRVLNELWDDYPLKPEKEIRTVLGNFLFSGDDVLKIVSTLSGGEKARLALAKLMLEKANVLILDEPTNHLDLDSKEVLENALIDYPGTILFVSHDRYFINRIATKVLELSRHGSVEFLGDYDYYLEKKLEQEELAALALAATGKAAAEKEAFEKNSYQQDKESKKLERQRKRKLEETELRIEELEEQIQGYEQQLCNPEVFQNHELVLEINVNNEKAKAELEQLMEEWAELAD from the coding sequence ATGATTTTACTGCAGGTAAATCAATTACAAAAATATTATGGTGCTGACCTTATTTTATCGAATATAAAGCTGGAATTACAAACGCGGGACCGTGTGGCTCTTGTTGGCCGCAATGGTGCAGGAAAATCGACATTACTGAAGATTATTGCCGGGCACTTGTCACATGATGGCGGCGAGATTATCAAGCCAAAGGAAGTGACCATCGGCTATTTAGCGCAGAATACCGGCCTTGAGTCCAATTTGTCGATTTGGGAAGAAATGCTGACCGTTTTTGAATTGCTCCGTACAATGGAAAAGTCACTCCGCAAGCTTGAAGAGCAAATGGCTGATCCTCATATTTATGAAAACACAGTAAAGTACGAACGAATTATGAAGGACTATGATCAGCTTCAGGTCGAATTTAAGGAACAGGGTGGGTATCAATATGAGGCCGATATCCGTTCCGTCCTTCATGGATTAAACTTTCTCGACAATTCTCTGATGATTTCTAGTTTAAGTGGCGGACAGAAAACTCGCCTTGCCCTCGGGAAACTCCTATTAACGAGACCCGACATCTTAATTTTGGACGAGCCTACGAACCATCTCGATATTGATACCCTCTCATGGCTCGAACAATATTTACAAAGCTATGATGGCGCGATTCTAATCGTCTCCCATGACCGCTATTTTTTAGATAAAGTCGTTACACAGGTCTACGAGGTATCTCGAAAACAAATCGCGAGGTTTACGGGCAATTATAGTGCTTACCTTGACCAAAAAGCGGCCAATTATGAGCGAGACATGAAGGTATTTGAAAAACAGCAGCAGGAAGTCGCCAATCTGCAGGATTTTATCCAAAAAAATTTAGCGCGCGCTTCAACGACAAAGCGAGCGCAAAGCCGGCGGAAAAAGCTTGAAAAGATGGAGATCATGGACCGGCCGCTTGGAGATGAAAAGTCTGCTACCTTCGCTTTTGGTATTGAAAAACAAAGCGGGAATGACGTTTTAATGGTAGACTCGCTTGCTGTTGGCTATGATGGTGAAAAGATTTCGGAGTCCATTTCCTTTCGTGCCTACAGAGGAGAAAGCATTGCCCTTGTTGGCCCTAATGGGATTGGGAAATCAACACTGTTAAAAACTATTATTAAGAAGCTGCCGGCATTATCGGGAACGGTCCAGTATGGGACAAACCTTTCAATTGGCTATTATGACCAGGAACAGGCAGTATTAACCTCTAATAAGCGTGTCTTAAATGAACTCTGGGATGACTATCCGTTAAAACCCGAAAAAGAGATACGGACGGTTTTGGGGAACTTCCTTTTTTCCGGTGATGATGTGTTAAAAATTGTTTCCACTTTAAGTGGCGGTGAGAAAGCCCGTCTGGCTCTCGCTAAGCTCATGTTAGAGAAAGCGAACGTATTAATATTGGACGAGCCAACCAACCACCTTGATTTGGATAGCAAAGAAGTTCTCGAAAATGCCCTAATTGATTACCCTGGAACGATTTTATTCGTTTCACATGACAGGTATTTCATTAATCGGATTGCAACGAAGGTGTTAGAACTTAGCCGTCATGGCAGCGTAGAGTTTCTTGGCGATTATGACTATTATCTGGAAAAGAAATTGGAACAAGAAGAACTGGCGGCACTAGCACTGGCTGCCACAGGTAAAGCTGCAGCTGAAAAGGAAGCTTTTGAGAAAAATAGTTATCAACAGGATAAGGAAAGTAAGAAACTTGAGCGGCAGCGTAAAAGAAAGCTAGAAGAGACGGAACTGCGGATTGAGGAGCTTGAGGAACAAATTCAAGGCTACGAGCAGCAATTATGTAACCCTGAAGTCTTTCAGAATCATGAATTGGTCTTAGAAATCAATGTTAATAACGAAAAGGCTAAAGCAGAACTAGAGCAATTAATGGAAGAATGGGCTGAGTTAGCCGATTAA
- the tsaD gene encoding tRNA (adenosine(37)-N6)-threonylcarbamoyltransferase complex transferase subunit TsaD, giving the protein MKKDLLILGIETSCDETAVAIIKNGREIVANVVASQIESHKRFGGVVPEIASRHHVEQITLVIEEALNQANVTFGEIDAIAVTEGPGLVGALLIGVNAAKTLAFAHNKPLVPVHHIAGHIYANRLITELRFPLLALVVSGGHTELVYMKEHGHFEVIGETRDDAAGEAYDKVARTLNMPYPGGPHIDRLAQEGTPTIDLPRAWLEEGSYDFSFSGLKSAVINTVHNAEQRGETIAPEDLAASFQASVIEVLVKKTEKAVAEYGVEQVLVAGGVAANKGLRNALEKSFSEKPGIELVIPPLSLCTDNAAMIAAAGSIMFEKGIRADLALNAIPGLDIELYNE; this is encoded by the coding sequence ATGAAAAAGGATTTATTAATACTAGGAATTGAAACTAGCTGTGATGAGACGGCAGTCGCTATTATTAAAAATGGCCGCGAGATTGTTGCAAATGTAGTAGCTTCACAAATTGAAAGTCATAAACGCTTTGGCGGGGTGGTGCCTGAAATCGCTTCGCGTCATCATGTTGAGCAAATAACTCTTGTGATTGAAGAGGCTTTAAATCAGGCGAATGTAACCTTTGGGGAAATTGATGCTATAGCGGTAACGGAAGGGCCGGGGTTAGTAGGAGCGCTATTGATTGGGGTAAATGCAGCGAAGACACTTGCCTTTGCTCATAATAAGCCGCTAGTACCCGTCCATCATATCGCGGGGCATATTTATGCAAACAGGCTGATCACAGAGTTAAGATTTCCACTCTTAGCATTAGTCGTTTCAGGCGGCCATACAGAGCTAGTGTATATGAAAGAGCATGGTCACTTTGAAGTGATTGGTGAGACGAGGGACGACGCAGCAGGTGAAGCCTACGATAAGGTTGCAAGGACATTGAATATGCCGTATCCGGGCGGGCCGCATATTGATCGTTTAGCGCAGGAGGGGACTCCAACAATTGATTTGCCAAGGGCGTGGCTTGAGGAAGGCTCCTACGACTTTAGCTTCAGTGGGTTAAAATCAGCTGTCATTAATACGGTTCATAACGCGGAGCAGCGTGGTGAGACGATCGCCCCAGAAGATCTGGCAGCCAGCTTTCAAGCAAGTGTGATAGAGGTGCTTGTGAAAAAGACAGAGAAAGCTGTAGCCGAGTACGGGGTCGAACAGGTTCTGGTTGCCGGTGGAGTAGCCGCCAATAAAGGATTACGGAATGCTTTAGAAAAAAGCTTTTCTGAAAAACCGGGTATCGAACTAGTTATCCCGCCTTTATCATTATGCACAGACAATGCGGCGATGATAGCTGCCGCTGGAAGTATCATGTTTGAAAAAGGAATCAGAGCAGATTTAGCGCTAAATGCCATTCCTGGTCTTGATATTGAGTTGTATAACGAGTAG
- a CDS encoding MDR family MFS transporter — MTAKESKLGLVVAGLLLGILMASMDNTIVVTAMGTIVGDLGGLESFVWVVSAYMVAEMAGMPIFGKLSDMYGRKRFFIFGLILFMAGSALCGTAETITQLSIYRAIQGVGGGALVPIAFTIMFDLFPPEKRGKMGGLFGAVFGLSSIFGPLLGAYITDHISWHWIFYINLPLGILSLIFIVISYKESPIHQKQSIDWWGAVTLIGAVVCLMFALELGGQKYAWDSTVILSLFTGFAVLFLLFLFVETKAKDPIISFSMFKNQLFAGSTLVGLFYGAAFMAATVYIPIFVQGVYGGSATNSGLILLPMMVGSVVTAQVGGFLTTKMSYRNIMFLSGLILIGGLLLLSTITPDTSRALLTVYMVVIGLGVGFSFSVLSMAAIHPFGMEQRGSATSTSNFIRSFGMTVGVTIFGMIQRTDLKHGLEKAFSGMGPMPKGDSRELLSEQARAQIPAPILDKITDALSSSIVHTFTWALVPAGLAFLFIFILGKERMVMNKGEVSK; from the coding sequence ATGACGGCTAAAGAAAGTAAATTAGGGTTGGTTGTTGCAGGGTTATTACTGGGGATTTTGATGGCATCGATGGATAACACAATCGTCGTTACCGCGATGGGGACGATTGTTGGGGACCTTGGCGGGTTGGAGAGCTTTGTCTGGGTTGTTTCCGCCTATATGGTTGCGGAAATGGCAGGGATGCCGATTTTCGGTAAGTTATCTGATATGTACGGACGGAAACGGTTTTTTATTTTTGGATTAATTTTATTTATGGCAGGTTCTGCGCTGTGTGGGACAGCAGAGACCATCACCCAATTAAGTATTTACCGTGCGATTCAGGGTGTTGGCGGCGGCGCACTTGTACCGATTGCCTTTACGATTATGTTTGACCTCTTTCCTCCTGAAAAGCGCGGGAAAATGGGCGGACTGTTTGGGGCCGTATTTGGCCTATCGAGCATTTTTGGTCCATTGCTGGGGGCCTATATTACTGACCATATCAGCTGGCATTGGATTTTCTATATTAACTTGCCACTCGGGATTTTGTCACTGATTTTTATTGTCATCTCCTATAAAGAATCTCCGATCCACCAAAAGCAATCGATTGATTGGTGGGGAGCAGTGACATTAATTGGAGCGGTTGTTTGTCTCATGTTTGCCCTTGAACTCGGTGGACAGAAATATGCTTGGGATTCCACCGTCATTTTAAGTTTATTCACCGGATTTGCCGTCCTTTTTCTCCTCTTCTTATTTGTTGAGACAAAGGCAAAGGATCCGATCATTTCATTTTCGATGTTTAAAAATCAACTGTTTGCTGGAAGTACACTTGTCGGCTTATTTTACGGAGCGGCGTTTATGGCGGCGACTGTTTATATCCCGATATTTGTGCAAGGTGTATACGGCGGCAGTGCCACCAATTCGGGTCTGATCTTATTGCCAATGATGGTAGGTTCGGTTGTGACGGCGCAGGTCGGCGGATTTTTAACGACAAAAATGAGTTACCGGAACATCATGTTCTTGTCAGGTCTGATTTTGATTGGTGGCTTATTGTTGTTAAGTACCATCACGCCGGATACAAGCCGGGCCTTGTTGACCGTCTATATGGTCGTAATTGGGTTAGGTGTTGGGTTCTCATTTTCTGTTTTAAGCATGGCGGCGATTCATCCGTTTGGCATGGAGCAACGGGGTTCTGCCACCTCAACAAGTAACTTTATTCGTTCCTTTGGGATGACCGTCGGTGTGACAATTTTTGGGATGATCCAAAGGACTGATTTAAAGCATGGGCTGGAAAAGGCCTTCTCAGGCATGGGACCCATGCCAAAGGGGGATTCACGTGAATTGTTATCGGAGCAGGCAAGAGCACAGATCCCAGCACCAATCTTGGATAAAATCACAGATGCCCTTTCGAGTTCCATCGTTCACACCTTTACCTGGGCACTCGTTCCAGCGGGCTTAGCGTTCCTATTTATCTTCATTTTAGGGAAAGAGCGAATGGTGATGAATAAAGGGGAAGTTTCGAAATAG
- a CDS encoding type II CAAX endopeptidase family protein, whose protein sequence is MKKEYWIVIIVYIAMQLSSLVGLPIMMSSFKAGGISPSLAVPVWLIASFSIALLIILFILRKEMNTKNFENRGGSSYGTSFMWAIFGVFLAYFAQICAAWIERLLGIDMGSENTQNILRIIDLMPAAIIVTSIIGPILEEIVFRKIIFGALHKRFNFFISALISSVIFAAAHTEFQHILLYSAMGFTFAFLYVKTKHILVPIFAHVTMNTLVVLVQTVYKDDLERLQREAETLQNFIGGFL, encoded by the coding sequence TTGAAAAAGGAATATTGGATTGTCATCATTGTTTATATTGCTATGCAGCTTTCTAGTCTTGTCGGGCTCCCTATAATGATGTCCAGCTTTAAAGCGGGAGGAATCAGCCCAAGTCTCGCTGTACCTGTTTGGCTAATTGCCAGTTTTTCTATTGCCCTCCTTATCATTCTGTTTATTTTACGGAAGGAAATGAACACCAAAAACTTTGAAAACAGGGGCGGTTCCTCTTACGGCACCTCGTTCATGTGGGCCATTTTTGGGGTTTTTCTAGCATACTTTGCACAAATTTGCGCTGCATGGATTGAAAGACTTTTGGGCATTGATATGGGTTCTGAGAACACCCAGAATATTCTACGCATCATTGATTTGATGCCGGCAGCTATTATTGTGACGAGTATCATCGGACCTATTTTAGAAGAAATAGTATTTCGAAAGATTATTTTCGGTGCGCTTCATAAGCGCTTTAACTTTTTTATTTCGGCACTGATTAGTTCAGTCATCTTTGCCGCAGCGCATACGGAGTTCCAGCATATTCTTCTGTATTCAGCCATGGGCTTTACCTTCGCTTTTCTCTATGTCAAAACCAAGCATATTTTGGTACCGATTTTTGCCCATGTTACGATGAATACCTTGGTTGTCTTGGTTCAGACTGTTTACAAAGACGATCTTGAACGACTGCAACGTGAGGCTGAGACGCTTCAAAACTTTATCGGAGGATTCCTATGA
- a CDS encoding redox-sensing transcriptional repressor Rex, with the protein MSNETMKIPQATAKRLPLYYRFLKNLHSSGKQRVSSAELSEAVKVDSATIRRDFSYFGALGKKGYGYNVNYLLTFFRKTLDQDELTKVALIGVGNLGTAFLNYNFLKNNNTKISCAFDVDTAKMGTMIREVPVFHMDELEKVLVEEQISVAILTVPAPVAQMITDRLVGANVKGILNFTPARLNVPPSIRVHHIDLAVELQSLVYFLKHYPTGEIEEMEE; encoded by the coding sequence ATGAGTAATGAAACGATGAAAATACCACAGGCGACAGCCAAGCGGCTGCCCCTCTATTATCGATTTTTGAAAAATTTGCATAGTTCCGGCAAACAACGGGTTTCATCAGCAGAATTAAGTGAAGCGGTTAAGGTGGACTCAGCAACGATCCGCCGCGACTTTTCCTATTTTGGCGCTTTGGGAAAAAAGGGCTATGGGTACAATGTTAATTACTTATTAACGTTCTTCCGGAAAACCCTCGACCAAGATGAATTGACAAAGGTTGCGTTAATTGGGGTTGGTAATCTTGGAACAGCCTTTTTAAACTATAACTTTTTAAAAAATAATAATACAAAAATATCATGTGCCTTCGATGTCGATACGGCCAAAATGGGGACGATGATTCGCGAGGTTCCCGTTTTTCATATGGATGAGTTGGAGAAGGTGTTAGTGGAGGAACAAATTTCGGTTGCGATTCTAACGGTTCCAGCTCCAGTAGCACAGATGATCACGGACCGGCTTGTGGGTGCCAATGTGAAGGGGATCTTAAATTTCACACCAGCAAGATTAAATGTTCCTCCATCCATACGGGTCCATCATATTGACCTGGCAGTTGAACTGCAATCATTGGTTTACTTTTTAAAGCATTATCCGACAGGCGAAATAGAGGAAATGGAAGAATAA
- the tsaB gene encoding tRNA (adenosine(37)-N6)-threonylcarbamoyltransferase complex dimerization subunit type 1 TsaB: MTILAIDTSNNPLGVALLDDNQVLGEYITNIKKNHSVRVMPAIQRLMEDCEKVPADLTKIVVAKGPGSYTGVRIGVTIAKTLAWTLNIPLVGISSLEILAAGAGRYFNGFVAPIVDARRGQVYTALYRYQDGVLTAVEQDQLVMIDEWAAKLADFNEPILFVGNDLSLHRTKIVEVVGSQAVIASETEHNPRPSELALLGRQKSGEDIHSFVPNYIRLAEAEQKWLEAKGKILNG, encoded by the coding sequence ATGACCATACTGGCGATTGATACTTCTAATAATCCATTAGGGGTAGCGCTTTTAGATGATAATCAAGTGCTTGGTGAATATATTACGAATATAAAGAAGAATCACTCCGTCCGCGTGATGCCGGCCATTCAGAGGTTAATGGAGGATTGCGAAAAGGTTCCGGCTGATCTAACGAAGATTGTTGTGGCAAAGGGGCCAGGGTCGTATACTGGTGTGAGAATTGGTGTTACGATTGCGAAAACACTAGCGTGGACCTTAAATATACCGCTTGTCGGAATCTCAAGCTTAGAAATTTTGGCTGCAGGAGCTGGGCGGTACTTTAATGGCTTTGTGGCACCCATTGTCGATGCTAGAAGGGGACAAGTCTATACGGCACTATATCGCTATCAGGATGGAGTGCTGACAGCAGTGGAGCAGGATCAGTTGGTTATGATAGATGAGTGGGCAGCTAAATTAGCAGATTTTAATGAACCCATTTTATTTGTTGGAAATGACCTGTCGCTTCATCGAACGAAGATAGTAGAAGTAGTAGGATCGCAAGCTGTGATTGCCAGCGAAACGGAACACAATCCACGTCCGTCGGAACTGGCATTATTGGGCAGGCAAAAATCGGGAGAAGACATCCATTCCTTTGTTCCCAATTATATCCGTCTAGCGGAGGCGGAACAGAAATGGTTAGAAGCAAAAGGGAAAATTTTAAATGGATAG
- the rimI gene encoding ribosomal protein S18-alanine N-acetyltransferase encodes MVDSYVFRYMREEDIDQVVEVEQASFTTPWSREAFYNELHTNKFAVYIVIENDHKIIGYCGTWVVIDEAHVTNVAILPEYRGKKLGEALMSKLMSVSREMGARTMTLEVRVTNHVAQSLYRKLGFENGGIRKNYYSDNQEDAQIMWVKL; translated from the coding sequence ATGGTAGATTCTTATGTTTTTCGTTATATGAGGGAAGAGGATATTGACCAGGTAGTAGAAGTGGAGCAGGCTTCCTTTACCACTCCATGGAGCCGGGAAGCATTTTATAATGAATTACATACTAATAAATTTGCTGTTTATATCGTCATTGAGAATGATCATAAAATTATCGGATATTGCGGGACATGGGTTGTTATCGATGAAGCACATGTAACGAATGTGGCCATTTTGCCGGAATATAGAGGTAAAAAGCTAGGGGAGGCATTAATGAGCAAGTTAATGTCGGTATCGAGAGAAATGGGTGCAAGAACTATGACACTTGAAGTGAGAGTAACAAATCATGTGGCACAATCCCTTTACCGTAAGCTGGGGTTCGAAAATGGCGGCATCCGAAAAAATTATTATTCTGATAATCAGGAAGATGCACAGATAATGTGGGTGAAATTATGA
- a CDS encoding cytoplasmic protein, giving the protein MTKGQNLMINGSGNYPGGRYDKVSIRGEGTIENAVDCSSFHIYGTSEALADVKAGSVKVLGEAEVKGNMESGNMLVMGTLSIDGRASLEKMKILGTLEVGDRLYGETANIKGSISVGGDVEYEKFDLSGGFEIKGLLNAGAVTIGLRFGESTAEEIGGEKITVKRKTSLLPFVKDEGSLVAKVVEGDEVFLENTKADVVRGKLVKIGSGCQIGRVEYSTEFIQDKNSTVKMSEKI; this is encoded by the coding sequence ATGACAAAGGGTCAAAATCTGATGATAAATGGTTCGGGCAATTATCCAGGCGGACGCTACGACAAGGTAAGTATTCGCGGGGAAGGGACGATTGAAAATGCGGTCGATTGTTCGTCGTTTCATATCTATGGTACAAGTGAGGCACTGGCCGATGTGAAAGCAGGATCCGTTAAAGTGCTCGGAGAAGCGGAAGTAAAAGGGAATATGGAATCCGGTAACATGCTTGTGATGGGGACGCTGTCGATTGACGGGAGAGCCAGCTTGGAAAAGATGAAGATCCTCGGCACGCTTGAGGTAGGGGATCGGCTCTATGGTGAAACGGCAAATATTAAGGGCAGTATTTCCGTGGGAGGAGACGTCGAGTATGAGAAATTTGATTTAAGCGGCGGGTTCGAAATCAAAGGTCTCCTCAATGCCGGAGCTGTAACTATCGGCTTGCGTTTTGGCGAAAGTACGGCAGAAGAAATTGGTGGCGAGAAAATCACGGTTAAAAGAAAAACGTCACTTCTCCCGTTTGTAAAGGATGAAGGATCGCTGGTTGCGAAGGTGGTTGAAGGCGATGAAGTGTTTCTAGAAAATACAAAGGCGGATGTTGTGAGGGGAAAGCTGGTCAAAATTGGTTCAGGTTGTCAAATTGGCCGGGTAGAGTACTCAACAGAATTTATCCAGGATAAGAATTCAACTGTCAAAATGTCTGAAAAAATATAG
- the moaC gene encoding cyclic pyranopterin monophosphate synthase MoaC produces the protein MAEFTHFNEEGRAKMVDVSDKPETARTALAHSSITVSKEIFDKINNHEMKKGDVLAVAQVAGVMAAKKTWDLIPMCHPIPLTGVNISFSWEKAEQDQVQLHIAAAVKTKGNTGVEMEALTAASACALTVYDMCKAVDKGMVIGPTYLVEKTGGKNGDFKRIEQVR, from the coding sequence ATGGCTGAATTTACTCATTTTAATGAAGAAGGCAGAGCAAAAATGGTCGATGTCAGTGATAAACCAGAAACGGCACGGACCGCTCTTGCCCATTCCAGTATAACGGTAAGCAAAGAAATATTTGATAAAATAAACAATCATGAAATGAAAAAAGGCGATGTATTAGCGGTAGCCCAGGTGGCGGGGGTTATGGCGGCTAAAAAAACATGGGATCTGATTCCGATGTGTCACCCGATCCCATTAACAGGGGTAAATATCTCGTTCTCATGGGAAAAGGCCGAGCAAGATCAAGTTCAATTACATATTGCTGCTGCGGTTAAAACAAAGGGAAATACGGGTGTGGAGATGGAAGCGCTCACAGCGGCATCTGCTTGTGCGTTAACCGTCTATGATATGTGTAAAGCCGTCGATAAAGGAATGGTCATTGGGCCAACCTACTTAGTAGAGAAAACTGGCGGGAAAAATGGTGATTTTAAGCGAATAGAACAAGTAAGATGA